A genomic window from Brachyspira sp. SAP_772 includes:
- a CDS encoding PLP-dependent aminotransferase family protein: MNFKISKMMAKKDFQKEFSDFMLKAVSIPNVISFAGGMPNPISFPNKELKKAYSFVMDNHYKTALQYANTQGYIELRKIIAQRYKTKENINLDADDILIINGAQQGFDIISAVVLNDSDNVIVEAPTFLAAIQTFNLYNAKIHSVEISDEGINLDELKTILKKYKSKLFYTIPNFQNPTGLTYNNATRKIIADMIKKTNTILIEDNPYGALRFKGENQESFFNLLNEQVILMGSFSKTISPGIRVGWLASSNKEFMKKAIEYKQILDVHTSMPDQMAIAQYINNTNFDKHIEKIRKLYYKQCNAMINAIEKYFPKEVKYTKPEGGMFIWVELPKNIKSVELANETIKRNVAISPGDPFYNKKRNVSTFRLSYSNCSVENIDKGMKIIGDTIKNMI, encoded by the coding sequence ATGAATTTTAAAATTTCTAAAATGATGGCTAAAAAGGATTTTCAAAAAGAGTTCTCTGATTTTATGTTAAAGGCTGTTTCTATTCCCAATGTTATTAGTTTTGCTGGAGGAATGCCTAACCCTATTTCTTTTCCAAATAAAGAATTAAAAAAAGCATACTCTTTTGTAATGGATAATCATTATAAAACAGCATTGCAATATGCAAATACTCAAGGATATATTGAATTAAGAAAGATAATAGCTCAAAGATACAAAACCAAAGAAAATATTAATTTAGATGCAGACGACATATTAATAATAAATGGAGCACAGCAAGGTTTTGATATAATATCCGCTGTTGTGTTAAATGACAGTGATAATGTCATAGTTGAAGCTCCTACTTTTTTGGCAGCAATTCAAACTTTTAATTTGTATAATGCTAAAATACATAGCGTAGAAATAAGCGATGAAGGAATTAATTTAGATGAATTAAAAACCATACTAAAAAAATATAAATCAAAATTATTTTATACAATTCCAAACTTCCAAAACCCAACAGGATTAACTTACAATAATGCAACAAGAAAAATAATTGCAGATATGATAAAAAAAACTAACACAATACTTATAGAAGATAATCCATATGGAGCTTTAAGATTCAAAGGCGAAAATCAAGAATCATTTTTTAATTTACTAAATGAACAAGTTATTTTAATGGGATCTTTCTCAAAGACAATTTCACCGGGCATAAGAGTTGGTTGGTTGGCATCAAGCAATAAAGAGTTCATGAAAAAAGCTATAGAATACAAGCAAATACTTGATGTTCATACAAGCATGCCTGACCAAATGGCTATTGCTCAATATATAAATAATACTAACTTTGATAAACATATAGAAAAAATAAGAAAACTATATTATAAGCAGTGCAATGCTATGATAAACGCTATAGAAAAATATTTTCCAAAGGAAGTTAAGTATACAAAACCAGAGGGTGGAATGTTTATATGGGTAGAGCTTCCAAAAAATATTAAATCTGTAGAGTTAGCAAATGAGACTATAAAAAGAAATGTGGCAATATCTCCGGGAGATCCTTTTTATAATAAAAAAAGAAATGTTAGCACTTTTAGATTAAGTTATTCAAATTGTTCTGTAGAAAATATTGACAAAGGAATGAAAATAATAGGCGATACAATAAAAAATATGATATAA
- the xylA gene encoding xylose isomerase: MEYFKNVDKVSYKGKDSKESFSFKQYNASEVISGKTMEEWMPFAMSWWHTLAAGSADPFGAAAATRPWNGKEALEASKMRLEAGFELMQKLGINYFCFHDRDLAPEYKTLKETNEKLDMIVDFVQDSMSKTGKKLLWATSSLFTNPRYMHGAATSPYADVFAVAAAQTKKTMDIAKKLDAKGYVFWGGREGYETLLNTNMKRELDHLAYFLSMAVEYKEKIGFKGQLFIEPKPKEPTKHQYDFDAATTLEFLYHYNLDKYFELNLEVNHATLAGHTMQHEMQVARNHGKLGSVDINYGDTFLGWDTDMFLTNVYDAVLMMVEIIRNGGLKNGGFNFDAKVRRPSHTMDDLVYAYIAGMDTLAWGLRIADKIVKDGYFDKFIEERYSSYNSGIGAKIESKSTSLEELYDYAMNLEEKELPSGNQELLEAKLNQFIYNL; the protein is encoded by the coding sequence ATGGAATATTTTAAAAATGTTGATAAAGTATCATACAAAGGAAAAGACAGTAAAGAATCTTTTTCATTCAAGCAATACAATGCTTCAGAAGTTATATCAGGAAAAACAATGGAAGAGTGGATGCCTTTTGCAATGAGTTGGTGGCATACATTGGCAGCTGGAAGTGCTGATCCTTTTGGTGCGGCTGCTGCAACTAGACCTTGGAATGGCAAAGAGGCTTTAGAAGCTTCTAAAATGAGATTAGAGGCTGGATTTGAGCTTATGCAAAAATTGGGAATAAATTATTTCTGCTTCCATGACAGAGATTTAGCCCCTGAATATAAAACTTTGAAAGAAACTAATGAAAAATTAGATATGATAGTAGATTTCGTTCAAGATAGTATGTCTAAAACGGGTAAAAAGCTCTTATGGGCTACCTCATCTTTATTTACAAATCCTAGATACATGCATGGTGCTGCTACTAGCCCTTATGCTGATGTGTTTGCAGTTGCTGCTGCTCAAACTAAAAAGACTATGGATATAGCTAAGAAATTAGATGCAAAAGGCTATGTATTTTGGGGCGGAAGAGAAGGGTATGAAACTTTACTTAATACTAACATGAAAAGAGAATTAGACCATTTAGCTTATTTCTTATCTATGGCAGTTGAATATAAAGAGAAAATAGGATTTAAAGGACAATTATTTATTGAACCAAAACCAAAAGAGCCTACAAAACATCAATATGATTTTGATGCTGCTACTACTTTAGAATTCTTATATCATTATAATTTAGATAAATATTTTGAACTTAATTTGGAAGTAAACCATGCTACTTTGGCAGGACATACTATGCAGCATGAAATGCAGGTTGCTAGAAATCATGGAAAATTGGGTTCAGTTGATATTAACTACGGAGACACTTTCTTAGGTTGGGATACAGATATGTTCCTTACTAATGTTTATGATGCAGTGTTAATGATGGTAGAGATTATTAGAAACGGCGGATTAAAAAATGGCGGATTTAACTTTGATGCTAAAGTGAGAAGACCATCTCATACTATGGACGATTTAGTGTATGCATATATTGCTGGAATGGATACTTTAGCTTGGGGATTAAGAATAGCTGATAAAATAGTTAAAGATGGCTATTTTGATAAGTTTATTGAAGAAAGATACAGTTCTTACAATAGCGGTATAGGGGCAAAAATAGAAAGCAAATCTACTTCATTAGAAGAGTTATATGATTATGCTATGAACTTAGAGGAAAAAGAACTTCCTAGTGGTAATCAAGAATTGCTTGAAGCTAAATTAAATCAATTTATATACAATTTATAA
- a CDS encoding FGGY family carbohydrate kinase has product MYTLGIDLSTQSLTLSILNYKTFKNELNISIAFNKLEEIKYSKMNKDTLLVDSNINGKAEQDINIFLIALDKALSELKEKCNVKEIKAIQISAQQHGHVYLSENYKNNLNKLKNKEYANKNLMEILKDSYSYDYAPIWRTSCTQKEADELRNSAGGKEKMIQITGSDSPLRFTGAVIKYNFNNNSELKNNTYKIFLLNTFIASILTAKDDISADFGNASGMSLMDYTKKEWNNSLVNTVSNNLKEKLGNIDNPSSLAGNITEYFIEKYGFDKDCLVGIGSGDNPQTKVLYKGDILSLGTSFVYMLNIDENTRDFSGVSNAMYDGIGNPFMIFCRTNGAMVWDEIMNLYNKNYKDITESLSKNIYNLPIMIYQKENESVPISKSFDIKRYYDNASFDNDYKGIVLSSLGLVAAYSKKFASEKKAADLSVTGGPTKDKEILKIIANIWQCPIKILPSGGASLGSSISAILLLKENISLDDVRGSLIDNTVIEPDYNLSNKYDDYLKSMNEKFNEIIKQ; this is encoded by the coding sequence ATGTATACACTAGGAATAGATTTAAGCACACAAAGTTTAACTTTAAGTATTTTAAATTACAAAACCTTTAAAAATGAATTAAATATCTCTATAGCTTTCAACAAATTAGAAGAGATAAAATACTCAAAAATGAATAAAGATACATTATTAGTGGACTCTAATATAAATGGCAAAGCAGAACAAGACATTAATATTTTTTTGATAGCATTAGATAAAGCATTATCAGAATTAAAAGAGAAATGCAATGTAAAAGAAATTAAAGCTATTCAAATTTCTGCTCAACAGCATGGGCATGTTTATTTGTCAGAAAATTACAAAAATAATTTAAACAAATTAAAAAACAAAGAATATGCAAATAAAAACTTAATGGAAATATTAAAAGATTCGTATTCTTATGATTATGCTCCAATATGGAGAACTTCCTGCACACAAAAAGAAGCTGATGAACTTAGAAACAGTGCAGGCGGAAAAGAAAAAATGATTCAAATAACAGGCTCGGATTCCCCTCTTAGATTTACTGGGGCTGTAATAAAATATAATTTTAACAATAATTCAGAATTAAAAAATAATACATATAAAATATTTTTGCTTAATACTTTTATTGCATCTATTCTAACAGCTAAAGATGATATTAGTGCAGATTTTGGAAATGCTTCAGGTATGAGTTTAATGGATTACACTAAAAAAGAGTGGAATAACAGTTTAGTTAATACTGTATCAAATAATCTAAAAGAAAAATTAGGAAACATAGATAATCCTTCTTCATTGGCTGGAAATATAACAGAATATTTTATAGAAAAATATGGTTTTGATAAAGACTGTTTAGTAGGCATAGGAAGCGGTGATAACCCTCAAACAAAAGTTTTATATAAAGGCGATATACTATCTCTAGGAACTAGCTTTGTATATATGCTTAATATTGATGAAAACACAAGAGATTTTTCTGGTGTATCTAATGCTATGTATGATGGTATAGGAAACCCATTTATGATATTCTGTCGTACTAATGGAGCTATGGTTTGGGACGAAATAATGAATTTATATAACAAAAACTATAAAGATATAACAGAATCATTATCAAAAAATATATATAATTTACCTATCATGATATATCAAAAAGAAAATGAATCTGTGCCTATAAGCAAATCTTTTGATATAAAAAGATATTATGATAATGCTTCTTTTGATAATGATTATAAAGGAATTGTATTAAGCTCTTTAGGATTAGTGGCAGCATATTCCAAAAAGTTTGCTTCAGAAAAAAAAGCAGCAGACTTATCTGTTACAGGGGGACCTACTAAAGATAAAGAAATATTAAAAATAATAGCTAATATTTGGCAATGCCCTATAAAAATACTTCCTTCTGGAGGAGCTTCTCTTGGCTCTTCAATAAGTGCTATATTATTATTAAAAGAGAATATTTCTTTAGATGATGTTAGAGGCTCATTAATAGATAACACTGTAATAGAGCCTGATTATAATTTATCAAACAAATATGATGATTATTTAAAATCTATGAACGAAAAATTTAACGAAATAATTAAACAATAA
- a CDS encoding ROK family protein — MKYQLLSKEKNFKKILRECIKKEKFTSIDIVESLKLTKPTVNESLDILFKNDFITKEDFTVGTVGRKAQIWKTTLYKKRALAIDIDFNLVKIAIVDMSGNYSYYKEYNKTINNNNFFDVISFVVKDYRENFKEAFAIKRLGISIPGNISFDRKNILYATNLGLENININNLEEELNLKIILENEANSAVLGEFFLSKEADKNNYMLISISNFGVGGGQIVDGKLLKGAHRLAGEIGHFTIIMDGEPCTCGNKGCFERYASYDGLKNIIKKYKLNFDDINKLFESSDKKSEKVIKEYCKFLGKGIRSLLAIYDSNKIILSGKITDYWNRIYPYIQKEVFENNNFYSKFNIMIIKSKFGDKSSLVGVGLINFFDLLYEKDFFS, encoded by the coding sequence ATGAAATATCAGTTATTATCAAAAGAAAAAAATTTTAAAAAGATTTTAAGAGAATGTATAAAAAAAGAAAAATTTACAAGTATAGATATAGTTGAAAGTTTGAAGCTTACTAAACCTACTGTAAATGAATCTTTAGATATTTTGTTTAAAAATGATTTTATTACAAAAGAAGATTTTACAGTAGGTACTGTAGGGAGAAAAGCTCAAATTTGGAAGACTACACTTTATAAAAAAAGAGCTTTAGCAATAGACATAGATTTTAATTTGGTAAAAATTGCTATAGTTGATATGTCTGGAAATTATTCATATTACAAAGAGTATAATAAAACTATAAATAATAATAATTTTTTTGATGTTATAAGCTTTGTAGTAAAAGATTATAGAGAAAATTTCAAAGAAGCATTTGCTATAAAGAGATTAGGTATATCAATACCTGGTAATATTAGTTTTGATAGAAAAAATATATTATATGCAACTAATTTGGGATTAGAGAATATTAATATAAATAACTTAGAAGAAGAACTGAATTTAAAGATAATTTTAGAAAATGAGGCTAATAGTGCTGTATTGGGTGAATTTTTTTTGTCAAAAGAGGCAGATAAAAATAATTATATGCTTATATCTATATCAAATTTTGGAGTTGGAGGCGGTCAGATAGTAGACGGCAAATTATTAAAAGGGGCTCATAGACTTGCTGGAGAGATTGGTCATTTTACTATAATTATGGACGGTGAGCCTTGCACTTGCGGCAATAAGGGTTGTTTTGAAAGATATGCTTCTTATGACGGACTTAAAAATATTATAAAAAAATACAAACTTAATTTTGATGATATTAATAAACTTTTTGAAAGTTCTGATAAAAAGTCAGAAAAGGTTATAAAAGAATATTGTAAATTTTTAGGTAAAGGCATAAGAAGTCTGCTTGCTATATATGACTCTAATAAAATTATATTAAGCGGTAAAATAACTGATTATTGGAATAGAATATATCCATATATACAAAAAGAAGTATTTGAAAATAATAATTTTTATTCAAAATTTAATATAATGATTATTAAATCAAAGTTTGGAGACAAGTCATCATTAGTTGGTGTTGGGCTTATAAATTTCTTTGATTTATTATATGAGAAGGATTTTTTTTCTTAA
- a CDS encoding ankyrin repeat domain-containing protein, translating into MRKYLFLIIFIFFSFNLAYTLTQDEATLLDASIFGDDDIVKDLIAKNINVNVQDEAGNTALILASMEGHTKVVALLLNANADKYIVNNNGNDAIFYAKQKNHKNIIKLLE; encoded by the coding sequence ATGAGAAAATATCTTTTTTTAATAATCTTTATATTCTTTTCTTTTAATTTAGCATATACTCTCACTCAAGATGAGGCTACTCTTTTAGATGCTTCTATTTTTGGAGATGATGATATTGTTAAAGATTTAATAGCAAAAAATATTAATGTAAATGTTCAAGATGAGGCAGGAAATACAGCATTAATATTAGCTTCTATGGAAGGTCATACAAAAGTAGTGGCATTACTTTTAAATGCAAATGCTGATAAATATATAGTTAATAATAACGGTAATGATGCAATATTTTATGCTAAGCAAAAAAATCATAAAAACATAATTAAGCTTTTAGAGTAA